In a genomic window of Pseudodesulfovibrio sp. JC047:
- the hisC gene encoding histidinol-phosphate transaminase translates to MRDFTVRPEIRDFAPYVPGLTIEQIQEKYGLDTVIKLASNENPLGTSPVVQKTIAAHAARAFRYPQNHSPRLVKAIARTAGVAEESILVGNGSDEIIDMLFRMKGIPGQSNVVCYGNSFAMYRMCAKLTGLEYREVPRGDDFELPLAAMAEAADENTAMVIVTSPDNPTGLTATVDDLSVLAGVLPKDCLLVVDEAYIEFAWPPESYSPVQAFDRFENMVVLRTFSKAYGLAGLRVGYGILPPSLAAVMQNARIPFTVNLLAEEAALAALDDEVFFHETLQLVLRGREYFTKELTRLGCKVWPSQSNFVMFEPVKPAQAVFKALLGKGIIVRPLASFGMGKCIRVNVGTDAENTTFITVLEDILHG, encoded by the coding sequence ATGAGAGATTTTACCGTCCGTCCGGAAATCAGGGATTTTGCTCCGTATGTACCGGGGCTGACCATTGAGCAGATTCAGGAGAAGTATGGCCTTGATACGGTCATCAAGCTCGCCAGCAATGAAAATCCGCTGGGGACATCTCCGGTGGTGCAGAAGACCATTGCCGCACACGCGGCTCGTGCTTTTCGGTATCCGCAGAATCATTCGCCCCGTTTGGTCAAGGCCATTGCCCGGACAGCGGGGGTCGCCGAGGAATCCATTCTCGTGGGCAACGGATCGGACGAGATCATCGACATGTTGTTCCGCATGAAGGGGATTCCCGGGCAGTCCAATGTGGTGTGCTACGGCAATTCCTTTGCCATGTACCGGATGTGTGCCAAACTCACGGGGCTGGAATATCGTGAAGTCCCGCGCGGTGACGATTTCGAGTTGCCCTTGGCTGCCATGGCCGAGGCAGCGGATGAAAACACGGCCATGGTCATCGTGACCAGCCCGGATAATCCCACGGGACTGACCGCCACGGTGGATGATCTGTCCGTGTTGGCGGGCGTTTTGCCAAAGGATTGCCTGCTGGTGGTGGACGAGGCGTATATCGAATTCGCCTGGCCGCCCGAATCATATTCCCCGGTGCAGGCCTTTGACCGGTTCGAGAATATGGTCGTCCTGCGGACATTTTCCAAGGCCTATGGTCTGGCCGGATTGCGTGTGGGATATGGTATTTTGCCTCCTTCGCTGGCTGCGGTGATGCAAAACGCCCGGATTCCGTTTACGGTCAACCTGCTGGCCGAAGAAGCCGCTCTGGCCGCGCTGGATGACGAGGTCTTTTTTCATGAGACCCTGCAACTTGTGCTTCGTGGTCGAGAATATTTCACGAAGGAATTGACCCGACTTGGGTGCAAGGTCTGGCCGAGTCAGTCGAATTTTGTCATGTTCGAGCCAGTCAAACCCGCGCAGGCCGTGTTCAAGGCACTGCTGGGCAAGGGCATCATCGTGCGGCCATTGGCCAGTTTCGGCATGGGCAAATGCATTCGTGTGAATGTGGGAACCGATGCGGAAAATACGACGTTCATCACGGTACTGGAGGACATTCTGCATGGATAA
- the cmk gene encoding (d)CMP kinase, with protein sequence MDNPLIVTIDGPAGVGKSTMAKQLARHLSIPYLDTGAMFRAIAWTLGAGAWEWDTAQIQARLDEMHFGLSGIGEDSVLSLNSVPIGEEIRTEEVGMWASNFATLPVVRTFLKAAQQELGTRFSLVAEGRDMGTVIFPDAPYKFFLDASVEERANRRYRQLKEMGAPADLVVLTEQIAKRDHQDRNRAVAPLVAAQSAVTIDTTTMDKTQVLAALKDGVA encoded by the coding sequence ATGGATAATCCTTTGATCGTCACTATTGATGGTCCTGCCGGTGTGGGCAAATCCACCATGGCCAAACAGTTGGCCCGGCATCTCTCCATTCCCTATCTCGACACCGGTGCCATGTTTCGGGCTATTGCCTGGACCCTTGGAGCGGGTGCCTGGGAGTGGGATACGGCGCAGATACAGGCTCGACTGGACGAGATGCATTTCGGGTTGTCCGGCATTGGCGAGGACTCGGTCCTGAGCCTGAATTCGGTCCCCATCGGTGAGGAAATACGGACCGAAGAAGTGGGCATGTGGGCGTCGAATTTCGCGACATTGCCTGTGGTTCGGACGTTCTTGAAGGCAGCCCAGCAGGAATTGGGCACCCGGTTTTCTTTGGTGGCGGAAGGGCGAGACATGGGAACCGTGATTTTCCCCGACGCACCATACAAGTTTTTTTTGGACGCCTCCGTGGAGGAACGAGCCAACCGTCGGTACAGGCAGCTCAAGGAAATGGGTGCCCCCGCCGATTTGGTCGTGTTGACGGAGCAGATCGCCAAACGGGATCACCAGGATCGCAATCGTGCCGTGGCCCCGCTTGTGGCCGCACAGAGTGCCGTGACGATCGATACGACGACAATGGACAAGACACAGGTTCTCGCCGCCTTGAAAGACGGCGTGGCCTGA
- the serS gene encoding serine--tRNA ligase encodes MLDLKMMQKNPERVRESLKKRGSKIDVQEFIDLDTRRRALIAEVESLKAEKNSVGPEIAKRKKAGEDASDLLKKMGDVSARTKELDKELTEVQAAQTAWMMAVPNIPHESVPVGASEDDNPVVRYWGETPTFDFTPKEHWELGTELGGLDFECAAKLAGSRFSISFGWCARLERALAQLMLNTQTEQHGYTEVLPPFIVNKATMTGTGQLPKFEEDLFKLTDDRELYLIPTAEVPLTNIYAGEVIDEEQLPIKVCAQTPCFRSEAGSYGKDTKGLIRQHQFYKVEMVNFSHPDTSFEALEDMTGAAEKILQLLEIPYRVIELCTADLGFGATKTYDIEVWLPGQNAYREISSCSNCGDFQGRRANIKFQPKDSKKKQFVHTLNGSGLAVGRCLVAVLENYQQADGSIVIPDVLKPYMGGLEIVKA; translated from the coding sequence ATGCTTGATTTGAAGATGATGCAGAAGAACCCCGAGCGTGTTCGGGAGAGCTTGAAGAAACGTGGTTCAAAGATAGATGTTCAGGAATTTATCGACCTTGATACCCGACGTCGGGCGTTGATCGCCGAGGTCGAGTCGCTCAAGGCGGAGAAGAATTCGGTCGGCCCGGAGATTGCCAAGCGCAAGAAGGCCGGTGAAGATGCGTCCGATCTGCTCAAGAAGATGGGTGACGTGTCCGCTCGGACCAAGGAATTGGACAAGGAACTCACCGAGGTTCAGGCCGCTCAGACCGCGTGGATGATGGCCGTTCCCAACATTCCGCACGAATCCGTGCCCGTGGGCGCGTCCGAAGATGACAATCCTGTGGTCCGGTATTGGGGTGAAACGCCGACGTTTGATTTTACGCCCAAGGAACATTGGGAACTCGGCACTGAATTGGGTGGACTCGACTTTGAATGTGCGGCCAAGTTGGCTGGTTCCCGGTTTTCCATCAGTTTCGGCTGGTGCGCCCGGTTGGAACGCGCACTGGCTCAGTTGATGTTGAATACTCAGACCGAACAGCATGGGTACACCGAGGTGTTGCCGCCGTTCATCGTGAACAAGGCGACCATGACCGGCACCGGCCAGTTGCCCAAGTTCGAGGAAGACCTGTTCAAGCTGACCGACGATCGGGAATTATACCTGATTCCCACGGCCGAGGTCCCGCTGACCAATATTTATGCCGGTGAAGTCATTGATGAAGAACAGCTTCCCATTAAGGTCTGTGCCCAGACTCCGTGTTTCCGGTCCGAGGCCGGTTCCTATGGCAAGGATACGAAAGGCCTGATTCGACAGCATCAGTTCTACAAGGTGGAGATGGTCAATTTCTCGCACCCGGACACGTCATTTGAGGCACTCGAAGACATGACCGGTGCAGCGGAGAAGATTCTCCAGTTGCTCGAAATTCCGTATCGGGTCATCGAGTTGTGTACTGCTGATCTTGGATTCGGCGCGACCAAGACCTATGACATCGAAGTCTGGCTGCCGGGTCAGAACGCATATCGCGAGATTTCTTCCTGTTCCAACTGCGGCGACTTTCAGGGCCGTCGGGCAAACATCAAGTTCCAGCCCAAGGATTCCAAGAAGAAACAGTTCGTTCACACCTTGAACGGTTCCGGGCTTGCCGTGGGACGGTGCCTGGTCGCTGTGCTGGAAAACTACCAGCAGGCCGACGGGTCCATCGTGATTCCCGATGTCCTCAAGCCCTACATGGGCGGATTGGAGATCGTGAAGGCGTAG
- a CDS encoding adenosylcobinamide-GDP ribazoletransferase, whose translation MFRTFIDTLGFLTRLAPARVIPEKAMNQCMKFMPPVGLLIGAVIVLPFWLGLFGKTPWIQAWLMVLLNIFITRGLHYDGLSDVCDAVTTHTNPTRFWEVIKDSRAGAFGIIGLIMLILGQVLLIHEMASVKAYGAILWTFILGRAASVWLGYHVRHLTRPGLGKLYIDGATLGTALFAAGFAFILGLLLTGLVTTVAGTVIVSLMLIPIYRLAVKVGGANGDFLGCATMVGEIAAGLGFVLVM comes from the coding sequence ATGTTCCGTACCTTTATCGACACCCTCGGTTTTCTGACACGACTCGCCCCTGCGCGCGTCATCCCGGAAAAAGCCATGAACCAATGTATGAAATTCATGCCTCCTGTCGGTCTGCTGATCGGCGCAGTCATTGTCCTGCCATTCTGGCTCGGACTGTTTGGCAAAACCCCGTGGATTCAGGCCTGGCTCATGGTGCTGCTCAACATCTTCATCACCCGAGGACTGCACTACGACGGACTGTCGGACGTGTGCGACGCAGTCACCACCCACACCAATCCGACTCGATTCTGGGAAGTCATCAAAGACAGTCGGGCCGGGGCCTTTGGCATCATCGGTCTCATCATGCTCATTCTGGGACAGGTGCTCCTGATTCACGAAATGGCATCCGTCAAAGCATATGGGGCGATTCTGTGGACCTTCATTCTTGGACGGGCCGCATCGGTCTGGCTCGGATACCATGTCCGTCATCTGACCAGACCAGGTCTGGGCAAACTGTATATTGACGGCGCCACACTCGGCACGGCCCTGTTCGCCGCCGGATTTGCCTTCATTCTCGGGCTATTGCTGACCGGACTCGTCACCACCGTGGCCGGAACCGTCATCGTCTCGCTCATGCTGATTCCCATCTACCGGCTGGCCGTCAAGGTTGGCGGTGCCAATGGCGACTTTCTCGGATGCGCGACCATGGTGGGTGAAATCGCTGCGGGACTAGGATTCGTCCTCGTCATGTAA
- a CDS encoding SAM-dependent chlorinase/fluorinase, with the protein MFSTHPNNANLRSIGLITDFGLTDPYVGQLKGVIAKKAPACQVVDISHDVEPFNVAQAGFFLAASYEHFPDDAVILAVVDPGVGTDRRIVCVQIDDRLLVAPDNGLLSLAMTHTWTDVRAFDLSRAKAAPKKVSHTFHGRDIFAPLVAWLALGGSPGDLGQEIDPASLLSRAWSHPTLSPGQAQGHVLHIDRFGNCVLNLEAGCLGSPQTVHMISPAGGELAYVTTYADMPEGAPGLLEGSQGFLEIAVNQRSAAKRFGLSMGDAIDLTWED; encoded by the coding sequence ATGTTCTCCACCCATCCTAATAATGCCAACCTTCGCAGTATCGGCCTGATTACCGACTTCGGTCTGACCGATCCGTATGTCGGCCAACTCAAAGGCGTCATCGCCAAGAAAGCCCCGGCGTGTCAGGTGGTGGACATCTCGCACGACGTCGAGCCCTTCAACGTGGCACAGGCCGGTTTTTTCCTGGCAGCAAGTTACGAACATTTCCCGGACGATGCCGTCATACTAGCCGTGGTCGATCCCGGTGTGGGCACGGATCGACGGATTGTCTGCGTCCAGATCGATGACAGACTGCTGGTCGCCCCGGACAACGGGCTGCTTTCACTGGCCATGACACACACTTGGACCGATGTGCGTGCATTTGATCTTTCTCGGGCCAAGGCCGCACCCAAGAAAGTGTCGCACACCTTTCACGGACGAGACATCTTCGCCCCACTGGTCGCATGGCTGGCTCTCGGCGGATCACCCGGCGACCTGGGACAGGAAATCGATCCCGCCAGCCTGCTTTCGCGAGCCTGGAGTCATCCGACCCTTTCCCCGGGACAGGCGCAGGGCCATGTGCTGCATATCGACCGATTCGGCAACTGCGTCCTCAACCTTGAAGCGGGCTGCCTCGGCTCGCCCCAAACCGTCCACATGATATCTCCCGCCGGAGGCGAATTGGCCTATGTCACGACATACGCCGACATGCCCGAAGGCGCACCCGGACTACTGGAAGGCAGTCAGGGCTTTCTCGAAATCGCCGTCAACCAACGATCTGCCGCCAAACGATTTGGCCTGTCCATGGGCGACGCAATAGATCTTACATGGGAGGATTGA
- a CDS encoding YitT family protein, translating to MKYDFKQTLRGMTFGIPWNLALLTFGSFLVAFSVKSIAVPHGLLTGGMSGIALLCYYAFEGLSTGQWYFLLNLPVFVLGWVFVSKRFFFYSLYGMVISSVFIDIIPWTLHFNDIWLAVITGGGIMGAGVGVALRSLGSTGGSDILAVICKEKFNMSLGAFEFWFNMIGFLGGFLFLSIDIVLYSIIMTFVIAFGIEYVLGMFSERKMILIVSDHVAAINAAILNDLDRGVTILDGTGGYTGDPKKVLLTMISSIQLKELEGLVYSIDPDAFFIMGSGFHVQGQGFSSRKVY from the coding sequence ATGAAGTATGATTTCAAACAAACATTGCGCGGCATGACCTTCGGGATTCCCTGGAATCTCGCTCTGCTCACGTTCGGTTCATTCCTTGTGGCATTTTCCGTCAAGTCCATTGCGGTCCCACATGGACTGCTGACCGGCGGCATGTCCGGCATCGCCCTGCTCTGCTATTACGCTTTTGAGGGGCTTTCCACCGGACAATGGTATTTCCTGCTCAACCTGCCGGTCTTTGTGCTGGGATGGGTCTTTGTCAGCAAACGTTTCTTTTTCTACTCGCTGTACGGCATGGTCATTTCATCGGTGTTCATCGATATCATCCCGTGGACGCTGCACTTCAACGACATCTGGCTGGCCGTCATCACAGGCGGCGGCATCATGGGTGCGGGCGTGGGCGTGGCACTGCGTTCTTTGGGATCCACCGGCGGGTCTGATATTCTCGCTGTGATCTGCAAGGAAAAATTCAACATGTCCCTCGGGGCATTTGAATTCTGGTTTAACATGATCGGTTTCCTGGGCGGATTTCTCTTCCTTTCGATAGACATAGTGCTCTATTCCATTATCATGACATTTGTCATTGCGTTCGGCATCGAATATGTTCTGGGCATGTTCTCGGAACGAAAAATGATCCTCATTGTCTCCGACCACGTGGCCGCCATCAACGCGGCCATCCTCAATGATCTCGACCGAGGCGTCACGATCCTCGATGGAACGGGCGGATACACGGGCGATCCCAAAAAAGTTCTGTTGACCATGATCTCTTCAATACAGCTCAAGGAACTGGAGGGACTGGTCTACTCCATTGACCCAGACGCATTTTTCATCATGGGGTCCGGTTTTCACGTTCAAGGACAGGGGTTTTCGTCAAGAAAGGTGTATTAA
- a CDS encoding PocR ligand-binding domain-containing protein, with protein sequence MNLTDLIGKDDLIALQNELRDAFGLNADIMDAEGKKVVGHTWGNELCSTIRDDAKGFGSICAPAGQMFHHVLSTTKEPIAEFCDGGMMRVAVPVLHDGEYIGAVGGCGLAPDDDEVDTFTIGMMSDLDEAVLTEKAKTVAVGSQDKIKEIQSYITRRVEELIG encoded by the coding sequence ATGAATTTGACGGACCTCATCGGAAAAGATGATCTCATCGCTTTGCAGAATGAACTGCGTGATGCCTTTGGTTTGAATGCTGACATCATGGATGCCGAAGGGAAAAAAGTGGTTGGACACACCTGGGGGAACGAACTTTGTTCCACCATTCGTGACGATGCCAAAGGTTTCGGTTCTATCTGCGCGCCAGCCGGGCAGATGTTTCACCATGTGTTGAGCACAACCAAAGAACCCATTGCCGAATTTTGTGACGGCGGTATGATGCGGGTGGCTGTGCCGGTCCTGCACGACGGAGAGTACATCGGCGCCGTGGGCGGCTGTGGACTTGCCCCCGACGATGACGAGGTGGATACCTTCACCATCGGCATGATGAGCGATCTCGATGAAGCCGTTCTTACAGAAAAAGCCAAGACCGTCGCTGTCGGTTCTCAAGATAAAATAAAAGAAATTCAATCATATATCACTCGACGGGTCGAAGAGCTTATCGGGTAG
- the lepA gene encoding translation elongation factor 4, whose amino-acid sequence MSKIDKIRNFSIIAHIDHGKSTLADRILELTGMVGDREKKDQYLDKMELERERGITIKAQTVRIPYTDTDGEKYILNLIDTPGHVDFSYEVSRSLSACEGALLVVDSTQGVEAQTLANVYLAMDNDLEVIPVLNKIDLPSADPDAISHEIEEVIGLDCSNPIMVSAKTGKNVQEVIDAVINLLPSPQGDPDAPLKALIFDSWYDSYQGVVVLFRILDGTLKKGDTIKIFSTGKEFEVTRVGAFMPEAVDIKAMGPGEVGFLCASMKELGDAPVGDTITKAENPVGEPYPGFKPVKPMVFSGLYPVEPAEYETLKAALEKLQLNDAAFSYEPETSQALGFGFRCGFLGLLHIEIIQERLEREFEAKLITTAPSVIYEVADIHGEIMSIDNPSKLPDPSKIGGIREPFVRLEVHVPNEYVGAVLALCEEKRGIQKNMAYLTEKRVVITYEMPFAEVMYDFFDKLKSSTKGYASLDYEIIDYREADLVRLDILINGDPVDAFSCIVHRENAARIGRSLALKLKRSIPRQMFEVVIQAAIGNKIVAKERNAPFRKDVTAKCYGGDITRKRKLLEKQKEGKKRMRRMGNVEIPQEAFLSVLKSDDD is encoded by the coding sequence ATGAGCAAAATAGATAAGATTAGAAATTTCAGTATCATCGCCCATATCGATCATGGGAAATCCACGTTGGCGGACCGGATTCTCGAGTTGACAGGTATGGTTGGCGATCGCGAGAAAAAAGACCAGTACCTTGATAAAATGGAACTGGAACGCGAACGCGGAATCACCATCAAGGCGCAGACCGTGCGGATTCCGTATACGGATACGGACGGCGAAAAGTATATTTTGAACCTCATTGATACACCTGGGCACGTTGATTTCAGTTATGAAGTGTCGCGGTCCTTGTCGGCTTGTGAAGGGGCTTTGCTGGTGGTTGATTCCACGCAGGGCGTCGAGGCGCAGACGTTGGCCAACGTGTATCTTGCCATGGACAATGATCTTGAAGTGATTCCGGTGCTGAACAAGATCGATTTGCCCAGCGCGGACCCGGACGCGATCAGTCATGAGATCGAAGAGGTGATCGGGCTGGATTGTTCCAATCCGATCATGGTTTCGGCCAAGACGGGAAAGAACGTGCAGGAAGTCATCGATGCCGTTATCAATTTGCTGCCTTCGCCTCAGGGAGACCCGGACGCTCCGCTCAAGGCGTTGATTTTCGATTCCTGGTACGATTCGTATCAAGGGGTTGTCGTGCTGTTCAGAATTCTCGACGGCACGTTGAAAAAGGGCGATACAATCAAGATTTTTTCCACGGGCAAGGAATTTGAGGTGACCCGGGTGGGTGCGTTCATGCCTGAAGCCGTGGATATCAAGGCCATGGGACCCGGCGAGGTCGGATTCCTGTGTGCGTCAATGAAGGAGCTTGGCGATGCGCCGGTTGGCGATACCATCACCAAGGCGGAAAATCCTGTTGGGGAACCCTATCCCGGGTTCAAGCCGGTCAAACCCATGGTTTTTTCCGGTCTGTATCCGGTGGAACCGGCTGAATATGAAACGCTCAAGGCCGCACTGGAAAAATTGCAGCTCAATGACGCGGCGTTCAGCTATGAGCCGGAAACCTCGCAGGCTTTGGGATTCGGGTTCAGATGTGGATTCCTCGGGCTGCTGCATATCGAGATCATTCAGGAACGGCTGGAACGGGAGTTTGAGGCCAAGCTCATCACCACGGCCCCGTCCGTTATCTATGAAGTGGCGGATATTCATGGCGAGATCATGAGTATCGATAATCCATCCAAGTTGCCTGATCCGTCAAAAATTGGCGGTATCCGTGAACCGTTCGTGCGGCTTGAAGTCCATGTGCCCAATGAATATGTGGGTGCGGTTTTGGCGTTGTGCGAGGAAAAACGGGGCATTCAGAAGAATATGGCGTACCTGACGGAAAAACGGGTGGTCATCACCTATGAAATGCCATTCGCCGAAGTCATGTACGATTTCTTTGACAAGCTCAAATCGTCCACCAAAGGATATGCGAGCCTGGATTACGAGATTATTGATTATCGGGAGGCCGATCTGGTTCGTCTCGATATTCTCATCAATGGCGACCCGGTGGATGCGTTTTCCTGCATCGTGCATCGCGAGAACGCGGCCCGGATTGGTCGGTCATTGGCCTTGAAGTTGAAACGATCGATTCCTCGGCAGATGTTTGAGGTGGTCATTCAGGCCGCCATCGGGAACAAGATTGTCGCCAAGGAACGCAATGCACCGTTTCGCAAGGACGTCACTGCCAAATGCTACGGCGGCGATATTACGCGGAAGCGCAAATTGCTTGAGAAACAGAAAGAGGGAAAGAAACGGATGCGCCGCATGGGCAACGTTGAAATCCCGCAGGAAGCATTCCTTTCCGTTCTCAAGTCAGATGACGATTAA
- the lepB gene encoding signal peptidase I, with translation MTQSSLKSFRDTLEAIVVALLLALFIRTFIVQAFKIPSGSMLQTLQIGDHLLVTKFAYDVRLPSNLWLETADGKVLASVGDPERGDIIVFKFPEDESKDFIKRVIGLPGETLEVRNKVVYINGQPLDEPYTQHIKTSRVPIRDDFGPYTVPEGQYFVMGDNREGSYDSRWWGPVKREKIVGKALVIYWSWGSLTDIRFNRIGTLFN, from the coding sequence ATGACTCAAAGTTCTCTGAAATCTTTTCGCGATACCCTTGAGGCCATTGTCGTGGCCTTGTTGCTTGCGTTGTTTATTCGTACTTTTATTGTTCAGGCATTCAAGATCCCGTCCGGCTCCATGCTGCAAACCTTGCAGATTGGTGACCACCTGCTGGTGACCAAATTTGCCTACGATGTCCGGCTGCCATCCAATCTCTGGCTTGAAACCGCAGACGGCAAGGTGCTGGCCTCGGTCGGTGATCCCGAACGCGGCGATATCATTGTTTTCAAATTCCCCGAGGATGAATCCAAGGACTTTATCAAACGAGTGATCGGTTTGCCCGGCGAGACCCTCGAAGTGCGGAACAAGGTCGTGTATATCAATGGCCAACCGCTTGACGAGCCGTATACCCAACACATCAAGACGTCCCGAGTCCCGATTCGGGATGATTTCGGTCCGTATACCGTGCCGGAGGGACAGTATTTTGTCATGGGTGACAACCGGGAAGGCTCGTATGATTCCAGATGGTGGGGACCGGTGAAACGCGAGAAGATCGTGGGCAAGGCCCTGGTCATCTATTGGTCCTGGGGATCATTGACCGATATCCGTTTCAATCGGATCGGGACTTTGTTCAACTAG
- a CDS encoding D-alanyl-lipoteichoic acid biosynthesis protein DltD, whose protein sequence is MQTKSIYLWGAGGNGRAHMHALRPHVKLAGFIDNDPQKQDTHLCGHPVHGLPDILDSAPAAIFIASSWALDITSQLLREKALDPTRVIDFTLSLLLELEHAQRQSGQTILITGNSYAFNGFNADVFDHEMLNLALSSQDLATDYALVREAVHRLSASRIDAVFITLYHYIFDYEAAKRPGIDTSHIYSFLDSPNITASAYADIFHHDLNTKVRDSFSQTITPTMVRNAPASAHSRSNKVYPASQKRNVSTLNAMLAFLHEKAIRPIFLIMPMHDSYIAGISPTQATAFYAMVSELSKTYDVPVLDALKNQYPDTAYGDPTHLNRYGSRLFSQDVRAFMDNL, encoded by the coding sequence GTGCAGACAAAATCCATCTACTTATGGGGAGCCGGGGGAAACGGCAGAGCGCACATGCACGCGTTGAGACCCCACGTCAAACTGGCCGGATTCATCGACAACGATCCCCAAAAACAGGACACGCACCTGTGCGGACATCCCGTACACGGCCTTCCCGACATACTTGACTCCGCCCCGGCAGCCATCTTCATCGCATCCAGCTGGGCATTGGACATCACCTCCCAACTGCTCCGGGAAAAGGCCCTTGATCCCACCAGAGTCATCGACTTCACATTGAGCTTGCTGCTTGAGCTGGAACACGCGCAACGGCAATCCGGCCAGACCATTCTCATCACCGGGAATTCATATGCGTTCAACGGGTTCAATGCGGACGTGTTCGACCACGAAATGCTCAATCTCGCCTTGAGCAGTCAGGACCTGGCGACAGATTACGCGCTGGTTCGCGAAGCTGTTCACCGGCTTTCGGCCAGCCGCATCGACGCGGTTTTCATCACCCTGTATCATTACATCTTTGATTATGAAGCGGCCAAACGTCCGGGTATCGACACCAGTCACATCTATTCCTTTCTCGACTCCCCGAATATCACGGCCAGTGCCTACGCCGACATTTTTCACCACGACCTGAACACCAAGGTCAGAGACTCTTTTTCGCAGACCATCACGCCAACCATGGTCCGAAATGCACCGGCCAGCGCACACAGCAGATCAAACAAGGTGTACCCGGCCAGCCAGAAACGAAATGTCAGCACATTGAACGCCATGCTGGCATTTCTTCACGAAAAGGCCATCCGTCCGATTTTTCTCATCATGCCCATGCATGATTCCTACATCGCAGGGATATCGCCCACACAAGCAACCGCTTTTTATGCAATGGTGTCAGAACTTTCAAAAACATATGATGTTCCAGTCTTGGATGCCTTGAAAAACCAGTACCCGGACACCGCGTATGGCGACCCCACCCATCTGAACCGATATGGCAGCCGCCTGTTCAGTCAGGATGTCCGTGCATTCATGGACAATCTCTGA
- a CDS encoding MBL fold metallo-hydrolase: MRKVLAEVDAVTILTLQDNYIDVLAMDGNAVVKRPILVKNPTNTGATLSFSPLAEHGFSTYITVSVDGQSRSMVFDFGCSPHGAAFNADLLSVDLTQVEALALSHGHMDHFGGMEQIVEKIGRTDLDLVVHPEVFKKRRFVKTPTAYEIDFPPLARADVGALGVTVCETTTPRPMLDGTALFLGEIPRTCAFEQGMPNAYEERDGTVSKDMIEDDSSMVFHLRGKGLVVLSGCAHAGIVNTVAHAQAVTGVEQVHTIMGGFHLTGPAFVHAIEPTIAAFQKFSPQYVVPAHCTGRAATLAIEKAMPEEFIVNMVGTTLAFS, encoded by the coding sequence ATGCGAAAAGTGCTTGCGGAAGTCGATGCGGTGACGATCTTGACACTCCAGGATAATTATATCGATGTGCTTGCCATGGATGGAAATGCGGTTGTCAAGCGGCCTATTTTGGTGAAAAATCCGACCAACACCGGGGCCACATTGTCGTTCAGTCCATTGGCCGAGCATGGTTTTTCCACATATATCACCGTGTCTGTTGACGGGCAGAGTCGAAGCATGGTGTTCGATTTCGGGTGCTCTCCGCACGGCGCGGCCTTCAATGCGGATTTGTTGTCCGTGGATTTGACGCAGGTTGAGGCCTTGGCCCTTTCTCATGGGCACATGGACCACTTCGGTGGCATGGAACAGATCGTGGAAAAGATTGGCCGAACGGATTTGGATCTGGTCGTTCATCCCGAGGTGTTCAAAAAACGTCGGTTCGTGAAGACGCCGACAGCGTATGAAATAGATTTTCCGCCATTGGCCCGTGCTGACGTGGGGGCCTTGGGGGTGACAGTGTGCGAAACAACGACTCCCCGACCAATGCTGGACGGGACCGCGCTTTTCCTCGGAGAAATTCCGAGAACGTGTGCCTTTGAACAGGGAATGCCCAACGCCTATGAAGAGCGGGATGGCACGGTTTCCAAGGATATGATCGAAGATGACTCGTCCATGGTGTTTCATCTTCGCGGCAAGGGGTTGGTCGTGCTGTCCGGCTGCGCCCATGCCGGAATCGTCAATACCGTCGCCCACGCGCAGGCCGTGACAGGGGTGGAACAGGTTCACACGATCATGGGTGGATTTCATTTGACCGGCCCGGCGTTTGTTCATGCCATTGAACCGACCATTGCGGCTTTTCAAAAGTTTTCCCCGCAGTATGTGGTTCCGGCGCATTGCACGGGACGAGCGGCCACGCTCGCCATCGAAAAAGCCATGCCCGAGGAATTCATTGTCAACATGGTCGGTACAACGCTTGCTTTTTCCTGA